In Janthinobacterium sp. 67, a genomic segment contains:
- a CDS encoding DUF1653 domain-containing protein, with amino-acid sequence MRYRHYKGGIYELVCEATLEADLTPMIVYRAADGSIWTRPKDVFFQLIEVEGVMVQRFAPIN; translated from the coding sequence ATGCGTTATCGGCACTATAAGGGCGGCATTTATGAACTGGTGTGCGAAGCCACGCTGGAAGCGGATCTGACGCCGATGATCGTGTATCGCGCCGCGGACGGCTCCATCTGGACCCGGCCGAAAGACGTGTTCTTTCAACTGATCGAAGTCGAAGGCGTCATGGTCCAGCGTTTCGCTCCCATCAACTGA